From the Eleutherodactylus coqui strain aEleCoq1 chromosome 9, aEleCoq1.hap1, whole genome shotgun sequence genome, the window ggggcgtctggtcggcggctgcggggcgtctggtcggcggctgcggggcgtccggttgccatggagacacagctggcagcgtctcgggagcgcgcaggtcgggctgcagcgagcgacggggaaagagccggcggccatcttggggaaacttttataagttgctggaacggtaagtacaaaccagctaggaaagtaatttacaggggtaattagtaatgtatgtttaattagggggactgggcaaaaaaaaaaaatcactgcttcctcgagacatctcctttaatgcctgTACCCAACGCGCTGTACCTTAAGTTAAGTGGGAATGCGATTATTACTGGAGGTAGAGAATCTCATAGTTCTAAGTAGTTCGTTAATTGTAAGACTATCTGTAGGGATCTTTAGACAACTCTAGCCTTATCCAGAAACACATCCCCTGAAATTGTAGTCACGTACTTTGATATGTTCTAGAATTTATGTTAGTAAAGACAACATTgtcttttttgctcattttataCAATTTTTCAATGTATGGAACTAATAATAAAagctaataaaaattgatttaaaaaaaagaaatccagaaaattccaagggttcacttactttctcctATAGCCATACATAGAGCTATCCTGTAATGTTCCAGGTGTCAGCAGATGGGGTGTATATGGATGAATAGGGCTCACCATAGATATCAGTGGTCCCAACTTATGTGTGCGTAATACATAATATAATTGGTATGGCTTTCCTATAATGATGATATACTGGAATGAGAAGGACCTCATCATTATGGCTCTTgctcacagcagcacagaggatatgTTGTGTCCTGATAATGATTCTCCTCTTTCAGACTCTCTCAGGTCTTGGACTTCTCCCTGCATCACTGGAATGATAACGTCCCACTAGTTCTTGAGGTAATGACTGCGGCCCCCATCACTGGCACACCACATGCCGTCACTAATTCTGTATATGTTACTGTATGTCTCTTagcgctcactcacatgggcgtatgtggcCCATATATTAAGCACTGCTAAAAGCCcagtgatttctattgggccacctACACCTGCATTTTCTTTTCACGTACTTGGGGGGGAAAAAtgcagcttgtcctattttggtgcatattctgCGTCAGTATTGGCTATGGGTATTTAACATGCGCAGCAGATACACAagttacatgcatatttgctgtgtataCTGCTTGCTACATGCTTAAAAAATACGTACgccacatacacccgtgtgagtgagcccttaaacacatcacctgtctctctctctttctgtcttttACTCTTTTACCTGTGCTctatctctcactctgtctcttacCGCCGCCACATGTCCCTCACTCTTATTGTCTGTCTCTTGCAGAGTCTCTCCTCCTTCTGCCCGTTGCTGACTTCTCTGACACTGTCTCACTGTAGTAAAGTGACAGCGGACGCGCTGGTGTCTGTGGGCGAGTGCTGCCCACAACTGACCACCCTCAATCTACAAGACTCTCAGGTTGGTGCTGTGGGGTGTGTGGCACTCTGCCCCAGCGGTTGTGACATGTGACTGTCTCCACAGGTGTGCGGTAACGCTGTATCACCTTTCTTGCGGGTGCGTGGTGCCAGTCTTCGATGCTTATACCTATCTTACAGCTCGCAGACCAATAACATCATAAACCTGCTTGCGGTGAGACCAGTTATCTAGAGAACCATCACTCCCATCCTCATCCCCTGGGCCATCTGTATTATTGATGATGTTTCTCCAATGTCTCAGCGTGGCTCCTGCCCTGAATTGCGGGTCCTGGATGTGAATATCTTGATAAAGGAGAGAGAGACAAAGCTGCGTCTGCCTGTCGAGGGTCTCCAGGCGGCATGTCCAAAGTTGGAGGTGAATGAGAACAGGGTGTATCCCACAAATCGTAACAGTCCTCCCCCTCCTCAcctctgtgtcctctctgctctcAGGTGTTGCGGCTGCTCAATGTCTACTTCTCTCTGACCTCCAAGTTCTCCTCATCTACGGGTGGTCTTGGATTTAGATGTCTCCAGGAGCTGTGTATAGCCACCTGCACCGATTCCAGTATTCATGACAGCATGTGTAAGAGACTGTTGAGAGACTGCACCCAGCTGAAAATACTGGACCTGCGTGGCTCCTACATGCTCACCCCAGAGTGTATCAGTGTCTTACCGTGCCCAGGTAAGGGGGGCTTCTATATTATCTACGGGGGTCTTTACTCTATACCCATCATTATTATACTACACTTAGATGTCAGGacggagtaaaggcccatttagacacaatgatatctctcaaaatttgctcaaaagccatctattgagcgataattgttgtgtttaccatctttcagttttctgccgaacaacagttttcagttctacttgaaaaccatcctttggcagaacagctgataagcaggaccacacccCGTGTCTGCTATCTATGGTACTGAATTTTCcatggggagctagagattacattgttttctcttagccgcccctggctgaacaatggagctaattacagagctcagatctCCTACTGAGTTCTACAACAGCtcacagaagctcatttgcatgcaaatgaagctgataaagtactaatagcaattagtgcctattagtactttatccaaAACAAtctctgatctttcaatcttttgaaagattgtctgtgtgtgtaaatgggccttaacattgcCTCAAAGAGCTTACAGTCTCAGGAAGGAAAGCTGCAAGATGACTGTAAAGTGGCACTGTGAATAGATTACAATAATTACCCACACTGCCTTAGAACTGATTGGTTATTAAGTAGTTAATGCATTCATTGCCACCCACCACCAAACTACCCCATGGGCACTGTGTTGGTGGCAATCCCATGACACTCATCTTCATAGCCTGAGGTTAATATTTTTGCTCCACAAGCTGTATGCTTATGTTGAATACAGGCACACGTACCCACTAGTGACAGTGGGCGCGGTATATTCCACATTCACTGCAGCCGACCATGGCATCTCTTCTTATATCCATGCAGATCTCGAGTGCCTTTACCTGGGTATACACTGCTCCTCAGTATGGGTTACCCTGCCCTCCGATGGCTGCGGTTTATTGACTAGACGATGGCAGCACAGCCTGCAGGAGCTGGACCTGACTGCGCAGCGCTACAGTGAGAGTGACATGAGCCAAGGCCTGGAAATCCTTTCAAGAAATGGAACCAATGACACGTTGCAGTCTCTCAACCTCTCGGGAACTAAAGTCACAGCCGCTGCCGTCAGGTGATGACTGTCCTATTGTGTTTTATACAGTACCGCCATATCCTGCGCTTACACTGTGTTCTTTGCACAGGCACATACTGTCCAGCTGTCCAGCACTTACACATGTGGACCTCACCTCGTGTCGGAACATCCCTCGGGGCCTAAAGTGCGTTTACCGTGGCTTGGAGGATGTCCGCCAGTGTCTGAAAACATTATGCACCAAAATGCAGGAAATGAGCGGAGAATGATTTGCCACCATCTTGTTTTACACACGTTGTGTCCTCTACTTTTTCAGAGATGATGTTTACACCTTGAAATTTTTTATTGTTGAGAGAAATAGTTTTTCTGAGTAAATTTTCTGTGATTTCCATCACCTTGTCTCAGTTTTCCTCGTGTCTGCTTCCTTTTGGTCACATATgtaaagaaaattgtagatcagtatatcagttaattgtttttgctattagattgtacattagaaagatatagcatcctgctaagtagtgaaggggttaaatataatttCTATATACCAGTGAG encodes:
- the LOC136578815 gene encoding F-box/LRR-repeat protein 6-like; this translates as MASCSSRGRCTDERDKKTGRRRSTQQGQEHYIEHRYKDMLFLILPDTDETDTEETDTEETNSVVKRVCKTKVTHPSITTDWGWGSAMPHEIIHKIFQLVVDSEGAVPTLCRLAQVCRLWRQVASSPDLWQRVSVSHCWKIPNKKCPPKIKDKIKKTIKAVIQERLSQVLDFSLHHWNDNVPLVLESLSSFCPLLTSLTLSHCSKVTADALVSVGECCPQLTTLNLQDSQVCGNAVSPFLRVRGASLRCLYLSYSSQTNNIINLLARGSCPELRVLDVNILIKERETKLRLPVEGLQAACPKLEVLRLLNVYFSLTSKFSSSTGGLGFRCLQELCIATCTDSSIHDSMCKRLLRDCTQLKILDLRGSYMLTPECISVLPCPDLECLYLGIHCSSVWVTLPSDGCGLLTRRWQHSLQELDLTAQRYSESDMSQGLEILSRNGTNDTLQSLNLSGTKVTAAAVRHILSSCPALTHVDLTSCRNIPRGLKCVYRGLEDVRQCLKTLCTKMQEMSGE